One segment of Haloplanus natans DSM 17983 DNA contains the following:
- a CDS encoding ABC transporter permease encodes MGEGSEPAVEDGDASRLRADGRIRRHAVTTVRGGFFRATVVLTALFLYCPVLVVGYLSLAPASQPSIPLEGATLRWYGAVLTDGRFVRGLVTSTAIGAVAAVVGTALGLLAARTIVRGRLPAWFRAGVALVVAIPLFVPTVVVALGIGVAAGRVGLGFGLGPVVAGHLYWVLPFSTFLVASRYATLDDRVAEAARDLGADGATVFRTVTLPRLWPALVASVLFCFALSFNEFLLTFFLAGSGVTTMPLEIYGKVRIGATSFLNAASVLVLLLSGAVAAAAASLEPPT; translated from the coding sequence GTGGGTGAGGGCTCCGAACCGGCAGTCGAGGATGGCGACGCCTCCCGACTCCGGGCAGACGGACGTATCCGCCGCCACGCCGTCACCACCGTTCGCGGCGGGTTCTTCCGGGCTACGGTCGTCCTGACCGCGCTCTTTCTGTACTGCCCGGTCCTCGTCGTCGGCTACCTGTCGCTGGCGCCGGCGTCACAGCCGTCGATCCCGCTGGAGGGCGCGACACTCCGGTGGTACGGGGCGGTACTGACCGACGGGCGGTTCGTCCGCGGGCTCGTGACCAGTACCGCCATCGGTGCCGTCGCCGCCGTCGTCGGGACGGCTCTCGGCCTCCTCGCGGCTCGCACCATCGTCCGGGGGCGACTGCCGGCCTGGTTCCGGGCCGGCGTCGCCCTCGTCGTCGCCATCCCGCTGTTCGTCCCGACCGTCGTCGTCGCGCTGGGTATCGGCGTCGCCGCCGGCCGGGTCGGTCTCGGATTCGGCCTCGGACCCGTCGTCGCCGGCCATCTCTACTGGGTGTTGCCGTTCAGTACGTTCCTCGTCGCGTCCCGGTACGCCACCCTCGACGACCGCGTCGCCGAGGCGGCGCGTGACCTCGGCGCCGACGGCGCGACCGTCTTCCGGACCGTCACCCTCCCGCGGCTCTGGCCCGCGCTCGTCGCTTCCGTCCTGTTCTGTTTCGCGCTCTCGTTCAACGAGTTCCTGCTCACCTTCTTCCTCGCGGGCAGCGGCGTGACGACGATGCCCCTCGAAATCTACGGGAAAGTCCGCATCGGGGCGACGAGTTTCCTCAACGCCGCGAGCGTGCTCGTCCTCCTGCTCAGTGGCGCCGTGGCCGCGGCCGCTGCCAGTCTGGAGCCACCGACCTGA
- a CDS encoding ABC transporter substrate-binding protein, whose product MLTRRHYLAGIGTGAAAVGTGCLGAGGGSDDSTLRLLDWNYVYADGVLEEFESETGITVELQAAQSSAQNLSLLRSGRSDHDLVGLGNYAVPPAIDEGLLRPVDLDRVPAYDDIFDVVKRDYFRADGDVYGVPRSFGQTPLAVNTDAVDDDVTSLRALFDEAYAGRIGGRDDARLQFLYERAAFGAEPLNPTSAEAVDFAATRDRLARHVDLAGGLWSSGGESEQLLRSGEVAIQPVWNYVISSMQESDVPVERVYPEEGTKAWFIQFCIPEGAENVEAAHRFVQEWHAGMGYESLMAPSNIAIPNARVFEANDVERAAFGLDDPDRFIYEDPKPQSLIERYAQVWSEAKSAAGS is encoded by the coding sequence ATGCTCACTCGGAGGCACTACCTCGCCGGCATCGGGACGGGAGCGGCGGCGGTCGGGACCGGTTGTCTCGGCGCCGGCGGCGGCAGCGACGACTCTACCCTCCGGCTGCTGGACTGGAACTACGTGTACGCCGACGGGGTACTGGAGGAGTTCGAGTCCGAGACCGGAATCACGGTCGAACTCCAGGCCGCACAGAGTTCGGCACAGAACCTCTCCTTGCTCCGCTCGGGGCGGTCGGATCACGACCTCGTCGGCCTCGGCAACTACGCCGTCCCGCCAGCGATAGACGAGGGACTGCTCCGGCCGGTCGACCTCGATCGGGTGCCGGCGTACGACGACATCTTCGACGTGGTGAAGCGGGACTACTTCCGGGCCGACGGCGACGTGTACGGCGTCCCGCGGTCGTTCGGGCAGACGCCCCTCGCGGTCAACACCGACGCCGTCGACGACGACGTGACCAGCCTCCGCGCCCTCTTCGACGAGGCGTACGCGGGCCGGATCGGCGGTCGGGACGACGCCCGCCTGCAGTTCCTGTACGAGCGAGCGGCCTTCGGGGCGGAGCCCCTCAATCCGACGAGCGCCGAGGCGGTGGACTTCGCGGCGACCCGGGACCGTCTCGCCAGACACGTCGACCTTGCGGGCGGCCTGTGGTCGTCGGGCGGCGAGTCCGAACAGTTGCTCCGCTCGGGCGAGGTGGCGATCCAGCCGGTCTGGAACTACGTCATCTCGTCGATGCAGGAAAGCGACGTGCCGGTCGAGCGGGTGTACCCCGAAGAGGGGACCAAGGCGTGGTTCATCCAGTTCTGTATCCCCGAGGGCGCCGAGAACGTCGAGGCCGCACACCGGTTCGTTCAGGAGTGGCACGCCGGAATGGGCTACGAGTCGCTGATGGCGCCGTCGAACATCGCGATCCCGAACGCGCGCGTGTTCGAGGCGAACGACGTCGAACGGGCGGCGTTCGGCCTCGACGACCCCGACCGGTTCATCTACGAGGACCCCAAGCCACAGTCCCTGATCGAGCGGTACGCGCAGGTGTGGAGCGAGGCCAAAAGCGCCGCCGGGTCGTAA
- a CDS encoding ABC transporter permease: MSGETDRRWIPLPVDRDRRRALADAALAALPALLATALGVVPLLVLLVESVSPPVTLSNYADLGGSVYPAVMFRSLGIGVVVTLVCLAIAYPVTYWLAHRCPARYRLPVLVSFTLPLWLNYVVLNYTWVWILASEGVVNTVLTGLGVVDRPLDLLRTASGVGVGALELPGLSLGLGFVHIYLPYVLLTMYVSMERLDYRQVEAARDLGAGSLRVFLDVVVPETYAGAVAGALIVYARIAGAYATPQILAAPSEQMIAQIITTQFYDVLDYPFAAALSVAFLAVVLVGFGVGALSTDVRAELKRW; the protein is encoded by the coding sequence ATGAGCGGCGAGACCGACCGGCGGTGGATTCCGCTCCCGGTCGACCGCGACCGGCGGCGGGCGCTCGCCGACGCCGCCCTCGCCGCGCTCCCGGCGCTTCTGGCGACCGCACTCGGCGTCGTTCCCCTGCTCGTCCTGCTCGTCGAGAGCGTCAGTCCGCCGGTGACGCTGTCGAACTACGCGGACCTCGGCGGGAGCGTCTACCCGGCAGTCATGTTCCGGTCGCTCGGCATCGGCGTCGTCGTCACCCTGGTCTGTCTGGCCATCGCGTACCCGGTGACCTACTGGCTCGCCCACCGCTGTCCCGCTCGCTACCGACTCCCCGTTCTCGTCTCGTTTACCCTGCCGCTGTGGCTGAACTACGTCGTCCTCAACTACACGTGGGTGTGGATCCTGGCGAGCGAGGGCGTCGTGAACACGGTGCTGACGGGACTCGGGGTCGTGGATCGACCGCTCGACCTGCTCCGGACCGCCTCGGGGGTCGGCGTCGGGGCGCTCGAACTGCCCGGCCTCTCGCTCGGCCTCGGCTTCGTCCACATCTACCTCCCCTACGTCCTCCTCACGATGTACGTCTCCATGGAGCGCCTCGACTACCGGCAGGTCGAGGCCGCCCGCGACTTGGGGGCCGGGAGTCTGCGGGTCTTCCTCGACGTCGTCGTCCCGGAGACGTACGCCGGCGCCGTCGCCGGCGCGCTCATCGTCTACGCCCGAATCGCCGGCGCGTACGCGACGCCACAGATCCTCGCGGCGCCGTCCGAACAGATGATCGCCCAGATCATCACGACGCAGTTCTACGATGTCCTCGATTATCCGTTCGCGGCGGCGCTCTCGGTGGCCTTTCTCGCCGTCGTTCTCGTGGGGTTCGGGGTCGGCGCGCTCTCGACCGACGTGCGCGCGGAACTCAAACGGTGGTGA
- a CDS encoding cryptochrome/photolyase family protein — MHLYWHQHDLRTRDNVGLAAMAGRDDPVVPVYVYDPEALGTIGKRQRAFFMRGVRALKERYRELGSDLLVRSGTPGDVLTDLAEEFGVDTVGYAEGYRPARRARQRSVERALGAAGVDTESWTDLVLVDPGRLDAAYPNHSLFHDDWQRVPKTPPAGEPAPESLADMSDSTTVPVSAVDIDLPEAGYAAARERYDDFLDAGIYSYNDTRDDLALAVEAPTAAVSRLSPYLAAGMIGVREVWADATDVYDAVTGGEARNVDKFRYELSWREQNYHLLYHNPDLGEANYESFPNEIEWREDDDAFEAWAAGETGYPLVDAGMRQLEREGYVHNRPRQVVASFLTKHLLIDWRRGARHFQRKLLDHDYASNNGNWQWIASTGTDSVDVRIFDPVSQMSKYDDGAAFVTEYVPELRGVPARRIVDWPTLSRSERESLAPDYPHPIVDRNEGYERAQRVFERALGKR; from the coding sequence ATGCACCTGTACTGGCATCAGCACGATCTCAGGACGCGGGACAACGTGGGACTGGCGGCGATGGCGGGACGCGACGACCCCGTCGTTCCGGTGTACGTCTACGACCCCGAAGCGTTAGGAACGATCGGAAAGCGACAGCGTGCCTTCTTCATGCGGGGTGTCCGGGCGCTCAAAGAGCGGTACCGCGAACTCGGAAGCGATCTGCTCGTCCGGAGCGGGACGCCGGGTGACGTACTGACCGACCTCGCCGAGGAGTTCGGCGTCGATACCGTCGGCTACGCCGAGGGCTACCGTCCCGCCCGGCGGGCCCGACAACGGAGCGTCGAACGGGCGCTCGGGGCCGCGGGCGTCGACACCGAGTCGTGGACCGACCTCGTCCTCGTCGATCCGGGGCGACTCGACGCGGCGTATCCGAATCACAGCCTGTTCCACGACGACTGGCAGCGAGTCCCGAAGACGCCGCCGGCCGGCGAACCGGCCCCCGAGTCGCTCGCGGACATGAGCGACAGCACGACCGTCCCGGTTTCGGCGGTCGATATCGACCTTCCCGAGGCGGGCTACGCGGCCGCCCGTGAGCGGTACGACGACTTCCTCGACGCGGGTATCTACAGTTATAACGATACGCGCGACGACCTCGCACTGGCGGTCGAGGCGCCGACGGCGGCGGTCTCCCGGCTCTCGCCGTATCTCGCCGCCGGAATGATCGGGGTTCGGGAGGTGTGGGCCGACGCCACCGACGTGTACGACGCGGTGACCGGGGGCGAAGCGCGGAACGTCGACAAGTTCCGGTACGAGCTCTCGTGGCGCGAACAGAACTACCACCTGCTGTATCACAACCCCGACCTCGGGGAGGCAAACTACGAGTCGTTCCCCAACGAGATCGAGTGGCGCGAGGACGATGACGCGTTCGAGGCGTGGGCGGCGGGCGAGACGGGCTACCCCCTCGTCGACGCGGGGATGCGCCAACTGGAGCGGGAGGGGTACGTTCACAACCGCCCGCGGCAGGTTGTCGCGAGCTTCCTCACGAAACACCTGTTGATCGACTGGCGTCGCGGGGCGCGTCACTTCCAGCGGAAACTGCTCGACCACGACTACGCGTCGAACAACGGCAACTGGCAGTGGATCGCGTCGACGGGCACCGACTCCGTGGACGTGCGCATCTTCGATCCCGTGAGTCAGATGTCGAAGTACGACGACGGTGCGGCGTTCGTCACGGAGTACGTTCCCGAACTGCGGGGCGTCCCGGCGAGAAGGATCGTCGACTGGCCGACGCTGTCGCGGAGCGAGCGCGAGTCGCTCGCACCCGACTACCCACACCCCATCGTCGACCGCAACGAGGGGTACGAACGGGCCCAGCGCGTCTTCGAGCGGGCGCTCGGCAAGCGCTGA
- a CDS encoding ABC transporter ATP-binding protein: protein MILRTDGLTKRFGGTTAVSDLSLSIAAGEFFSLVGPSGCGKTTTLRMLAGLESPTAGRVELDGRDVTERPPRARDTNLVFQDLVLFPHMTVAENVGYGLARDGVPKPDRQERVVEMLSTVGLADFGERDPADLSGGQRQRVALARALVNEPAVLLLDEPLSSLDRTLRTEMRTELRRIQRDVGTTFLYVTHDQESAMSMSDRLAVMRDGRVVERGPPEALYTRPRTAFVADFLGDANLLSASVRERRTDRVTVAAGGGRFDAAVDDDQSTAGGVTVMIRPEDLRLDGGTLTGTVRSVEYKGAFEEYAIGLDTGETVRVRSGTDDRAAVDDAVGLDVADAAVVDGEAGPAPKTGGRG, encoded by the coding sequence ATGATCCTGCGCACCGACGGCCTGACCAAACGGTTCGGCGGGACGACGGCCGTCTCCGACTTGTCGCTCTCGATAGCGGCCGGCGAGTTCTTCTCGCTCGTCGGCCCGTCGGGGTGTGGGAAGACGACGACCCTGCGGATGCTTGCCGGGCTGGAGTCGCCGACCGCCGGGCGAGTCGAACTCGACGGGCGGGACGTGACGGAGCGGCCGCCCCGGGCACGTGACACCAACCTCGTGTTTCAGGACCTCGTGCTCTTTCCACACATGACCGTCGCGGAGAACGTGGGGTACGGCCTCGCCCGTGACGGCGTCCCGAAGCCGGACCGTCAGGAGCGCGTCGTGGAGATGCTGTCGACGGTCGGGCTCGCGGACTTCGGCGAGCGCGATCCGGCCGACCTGTCGGGGGGCCAGCGTCAACGGGTCGCGCTGGCGCGTGCGCTCGTCAACGAGCCGGCGGTACTCCTGCTCGACGAACCCCTCTCGTCGCTCGACCGGACGCTACGGACGGAGATGCGGACCGAACTCCGCCGGATACAGCGCGACGTGGGCACGACCTTCCTCTACGTCACTCACGACCAGGAGAGCGCGATGAGCATGTCCGACCGGCTGGCGGTGATGCGTGACGGCCGCGTCGTCGAACGGGGGCCGCCCGAAGCGCTCTACACCCGCCCGAGGACGGCCTTCGTCGCCGACTTCCTCGGCGACGCCAACCTCCTGTCGGCCTCGGTTCGGGAGCGTCGGACCGACCGCGTTACCGTCGCGGCCGGCGGTGGCCGGTTCGACGCCGCCGTCGACGACGACCAGTCGACCGCCGGCGGCGTGACGGTCATGATCCGGCCGGAGGATCTTCGCCTCGACGGCGGGACCCTCACCGGGACGGTCCGGAGCGTCGAGTACAAGGGCGCCTTCGAGGAGTACGCGATCGGTCTCGATACCGGCGAGACGGTGCGCGTCCGGAGCGGAACCGACGACCGCGCCGCCGTTGACGACGCCGTCGGCCTCGACGTCGCCGACGCGGCGGTGGTCGACGGTGAGGCGGGACCGGCTCCGAAGACTGGAGGGCGGGGATGA